A region of Thermococcus argininiproducens DNA encodes the following proteins:
- a CDS encoding ATP-binding cassette domain-containing protein — protein sequence MYAIEVENLVKRYGNFEAVRGISFKVKRGEIFAFLGPNGAGKTTTVHVLTTLLRLTSGKAIVAGHDVVKEPIEVRKKIGIVFQDPSLDRELTAYENMYIHGRIYGLDGNELKEKIEKLLRFVELWNFRNKPVKTFSGGMQRRLEIARSLLHEPEILFLDEPTIGLDPQTRTHIWEYIKAMKEEHNMTIFLTTHYMDEAEQLADRIAIIDHGKIIAEGTAEGLKKLVGNDVISLKLEAPEKLKCLKSDFIKGCKLLSGNRVHLEVENAAEALPKLFLLAQKEGVKILEVTYHRPTLNDVFLHLTGREIREERGESTLKMIARMRLRR from the coding sequence ATGTATGCAATTGAAGTTGAAAACTTAGTTAAAAGGTATGGTAATTTTGAGGCCGTTAGAGGAATCTCTTTTAAAGTAAAGAGAGGAGAGATATTTGCATTTTTAGGCCCCAATGGCGCAGGTAAAACTACTACTGTTCATGTGCTTACGACACTTCTTAGGTTAACTTCGGGAAAAGCTATTGTGGCTGGTCATGATGTCGTTAAGGAACCAATAGAAGTAAGAAAAAAGATAGGAATAGTTTTTCAGGATCCTAGCTTGGATAGGGAGCTGACGGCATATGAAAACATGTACATTCATGGAAGAATTTATGGACTGGATGGAAATGAACTAAAAGAAAAAATAGAAAAGCTTCTGAGATTTGTAGAGCTTTGGAATTTCAGGAATAAACCTGTAAAGACATTTAGTGGTGGTATGCAGAGAAGACTTGAAATAGCACGTTCACTTCTTCATGAACCAGAAATCCTCTTCTTAGATGAACCTACAATAGGCCTTGATCCTCAGACGAGGACTCATATATGGGAGTACATTAAAGCAATGAAAGAAGAGCATAACATGACTATCTTCTTGACAACACATTATATGGATGAGGCCGAGCAACTTGCTGATAGAATTGCGATAATTGATCATGGAAAAATAATTGCAGAGGGAACAGCGGAAGGGCTGAAGAAGCTGGTGGGCAATGATGTAATATCTCTTAAACTTGAGGCTCCAGAAAAACTCAAGTGTCTCAAATCTGATTTCATTAAAGGTTGCAAGCTCCTTAGTGGTAATCGAGTCCATTTAGAGGTTGAAAATGCTGCAGAAGCCCTTCCAAAACTCTTTCTCCTTGCTCAAAAAGAAGGAGTTAAAATATTAGAGGTTACTTATCATAGACCTACACTCAATGATGTTTTCTTGCACTTGACGGGAAGAGAGATAAGAGAAGAACGTGGGGAAAGTACACTCAAAATGATAGCTCGTATGAGACTGAGGAGGTGA
- a CDS encoding ABC transporter permease: protein MRAFTTMIYRQAKRFFRARSRVMGMIINPLIWLIFFGLGWSKVFDTPMARTIFGGVDYLTFLAPGIFAMTIFNQSFVSGVSVIWDKQFGFLKEILVAPASRKEAIVGRLTGDSLLTTVQGLIILLLTFLLAENLKLSGVLPALVMGFLLAIAFSGFGTTLALKMESMEGFQMIMMVLMMPLTFLSGAIYPIEAMPGWMKALAYINPLTYAVDGARYYLVGSNVTRFSITTDWIVLGLLALVFLSFAMLEFEKATID from the coding sequence ATGAGGGCATTCACTACTATGATTTACAGACAGGCGAAGCGTTTCTTTAGAGCGAGATCCAGAGTTATGGGGATGATAATCAACCCTCTTATATGGTTGATTTTCTTTGGTCTTGGTTGGAGTAAGGTTTTCGACACTCCTATGGCTAGGACAATATTTGGAGGTGTGGATTACTTAACTTTCTTGGCTCCAGGTATATTTGCCATGACTATATTTAATCAGAGTTTTGTAAGTGGGGTTAGTGTTATATGGGATAAGCAGTTTGGCTTCCTTAAGGAAATTTTGGTGGCACCAGCATCAAGAAAAGAGGCTATTGTTGGGAGACTAACTGGAGATTCTCTCCTTACGACAGTTCAGGGTCTCATAATACTCCTCTTAACGTTTCTTTTAGCAGAAAATCTTAAACTTTCTGGGGTTTTACCCGCTCTTGTAATGGGATTCCTCTTAGCAATAGCATTCTCAGGCTTTGGAACAACTCTAGCGCTTAAAATGGAGAGTATGGAAGGATTTCAGATGATAATGATGGTTCTCATGATGCCACTCACTTTCCTTAGTGGTGCAATATATCCCATAGAGGCAATGCCTGGCTGGATGAAAGCTTTGGCATATATAAATCCACTAACTTATGCGGTTGATGGGGCCCGCTATTATCTGGTAGGATCTAATGTTACGAGATTCTCTATAACGACTGATTGGATAGTTTTGGGATTACTTGCGCTGGTATTCCTCAGTTTTGCGATGTTAGAGTTTGAAAAGGCGACTATTGATTGA
- a CDS encoding phosphoglycerate kinase: MFRLPEFNYHNKVVFLRADLNSPVKDGKIISDARFRAVLPTIRYLLEHKAKIVIGTHQSKPYEEDYLTTEQHAEILSSLLGVDVGYVEDIFGKCARDAINSLKPSEILMLENLRFTAEETKQRPLEECEKTYFVKKLSPLLDYVVTEAFAATHRSQPSLVGFAKIKPMIPGFLMEKEIKALTKAYESEEGPKVYVLGGAKVEDSLNVAENALRNGKADLILTGGLVGHIFTLAKGFDLGDANISLLERKGLINLVDRAEKILNEFYPYIRTPVDFAVEYKGERAEIDLLSDKKWIFDERPIMDIGSRTIEKYSEILKEAAIIVANGPMGVFEIEEFAKGTIEVFKAIGESNAFSIVGGGHSIASIYQYNIKGISHISTGGGAMLTFFAGKTLPVLEALRISYEKFKNKKDFNQ, translated from the coding sequence ATGTTTAGACTACCAGAGTTCAATTACCACAATAAGGTCGTTTTTCTCAGAGCAGATCTCAATTCACCTGTAAAAGATGGAAAAATTATTAGTGACGCGAGATTTAGGGCCGTGCTACCCACTATACGCTACCTATTAGAGCATAAAGCAAAAATAGTGATAGGAACACATCAAAGCAAACCCTATGAAGAGGATTATTTGACCACAGAGCAGCATGCTGAAATTTTGAGTTCTCTTCTAGGGGTGGATGTGGGATATGTGGAAGATATTTTTGGAAAATGTGCGAGAGATGCTATAAACTCTCTAAAGCCAAGTGAAATTTTAATGCTTGAGAATCTCAGATTTACAGCAGAGGAGACCAAACAACGACCATTAGAAGAATGTGAAAAGACCTATTTTGTTAAAAAATTGTCCCCCCTACTCGACTATGTTGTAACTGAAGCATTTGCTGCTACTCATCGATCTCAACCTTCGCTAGTTGGTTTTGCAAAGATAAAACCCATGATACCCGGGTTTTTAATGGAGAAAGAGATAAAAGCCCTAACAAAAGCCTACGAAAGCGAAGAAGGGCCTAAAGTGTATGTACTTGGTGGAGCTAAAGTTGAAGATTCATTAAATGTTGCAGAAAACGCTTTAAGAAATGGAAAAGCAGACTTAATTCTAACTGGAGGTTTGGTGGGACACATATTCACCCTCGCTAAAGGCTTTGACCTAGGAGATGCGAACATAAGTCTTTTAGAACGAAAAGGGTTAATAAACCTCGTAGATCGGGCTGAAAAAATTTTAAATGAGTTTTATCCATACATCCGAACCCCTGTAGATTTTGCAGTAGAATACAAAGGAGAGAGAGCCGAGATAGATCTTTTAAGTGACAAAAAATGGATATTCGATGAAAGACCCATTATGGATATTGGAAGCAGAACAATAGAAAAATACAGTGAAATCTTAAAAGAAGCCGCTATAATAGTAGCCAATGGTCCAATGGGAGTATTTGAGATCGAAGAATTTGCCAAGGGCACTATTGAGGTATTTAAAGCAATAGGAGAAAGCAACGCATTTTCTATAGTGGGGGGTGGGCACAGTATAGCCAGTATATATCAATATAATATAAAAGGAATTTCTCACATAAGCACAGGTGGAGGAGCAATGCTGACGTTCTTTGCAGGAAAGACTCTCCCGGTTTTAGAAGCTCTTAGAATAAGTTATGAGAAATTTAAAAATAAAAAAGATTTCAATCAATAG
- a CDS encoding restriction endonuclease, producing MKWNLEILQEASRETLIKTLVNLLELMGFRNVEMVDSPEEWGIDILALRDDPIAGFEKYVIKVKSGALTSSQDIEHFNEAIGRAKADKGIFVSINGYTKDAKLLVGKEYKGRVIIWDGEKLVEDLNNKEVPVSEELLEKITRKKEQEKLEEKRKAVLKVIRLDTPLLYSFSPDKVFEQISSLLEKKYKIKKEDIILKTLILEASTAYIFSWSALVGDTKDKAVIFSKEEILPFVSRDEELDKKVSKALLESGSAIKATEIRVIEPLTPNEAVLLVKSRLAEDLKVSQSSIILHSRRKVYIPKRVLLELQVGINSAKGEVDLKSKEARVKIEPLSREKLIEIAKEECMNLLGEELREISFEPKENVAIINGQVSRFLFGAAVHIYSGRVLKRKSKIKRDAILSEVSKKYPGGKVISFTEREDKAIIDVLAPEGIVVLEFNLETGDYVVKEKLVHPYNLAKIAKDLIEANFDIKDLELSDFKVRDHKNLELLLKSEDGKVLVKVDGKTGDIMDYFVEITPEKAEKIISKKYPDWRIKKVEDLKDSYKIELENDKLLLKLSLSKDGKLLTEVDKYLKEDVVKKIAKEFLEEKGITADIKELELDENWKVKFAGKERVGEILIERVSGRVLKSDIFLTEFIIEETYQSHVSEKFAEKNPKTETIIVHKERGYAIIKLSGDNGFYYAKVDLRTGKILKEDMIPRKGLKAKIKKLQLDAKYK from the coding sequence ATGAAGTGGAATTTAGAGATCTTACAAGAGGCCTCTCGGGAAACACTTATCAAAACTCTGGTAAACCTGCTCGAACTGATGGGATTTAGGAATGTAGAGATGGTGGATAGCCCAGAAGAGTGGGGGATAGATATTCTCGCTCTTAGGGACGATCCTATTGCGGGATTTGAAAAATATGTAATAAAAGTAAAATCAGGAGCTCTAACGTCTTCTCAAGATATTGAGCATTTTAATGAAGCCATAGGGAGAGCAAAGGCTGATAAGGGGATTTTTGTCTCAATAAATGGATATACTAAAGATGCTAAACTCCTAGTTGGAAAGGAGTACAAAGGAAGGGTAATTATATGGGATGGTGAAAAGCTTGTTGAAGATTTAAACAACAAAGAAGTGCCAGTGAGTGAAGAACTACTCGAAAAAATCACGAGAAAAAAAGAACAGGAAAAATTGGAAGAGAAGCGAAAAGCTGTTTTAAAGGTAATACGACTAGATACTCCACTTTTGTACTCTTTCTCTCCAGATAAAGTTTTTGAGCAAATATCCTCATTACTTGAGAAAAAGTATAAAATAAAGAAGGAAGATATTATTTTAAAAACCTTGATCTTAGAAGCCTCAACGGCTTATATCTTCTCTTGGTCAGCTCTGGTGGGAGATACAAAAGATAAGGCTGTAATATTCTCTAAGGAGGAAATATTGCCCTTTGTGAGCAGGGATGAGGAATTAGATAAAAAAGTGTCCAAGGCCCTTTTAGAGAGTGGGTCTGCTATTAAAGCGACAGAGATAAGGGTCATTGAGCCATTAACCCCAAATGAGGCGGTTTTATTAGTTAAGTCTAGACTTGCAGAGGATCTGAAAGTCTCTCAAAGTAGTATTATCTTACATTCTCGGAGGAAAGTGTATATTCCTAAAAGGGTATTACTGGAATTGCAAGTTGGAATAAATTCCGCAAAGGGAGAGGTTGATCTCAAAAGCAAAGAGGCCAGGGTTAAAATAGAGCCTCTTTCAAGGGAGAAGTTAATTGAAATTGCTAAGGAGGAGTGCATGAATTTACTTGGGGAAGAACTTAGGGAGATTTCATTTGAACCAAAAGAGAATGTGGCTATAATAAATGGTCAAGTTAGCAGGTTCCTTTTTGGTGCAGCTGTTCATATATATAGTGGAAGGGTTTTAAAGAGAAAATCGAAGATAAAGAGAGATGCGATTCTCTCTGAAGTTTCAAAGAAATACCCAGGAGGAAAAGTTATTTCTTTTACTGAAAGAGAGGATAAAGCAATTATTGATGTACTAGCACCTGAAGGTATTGTAGTTTTGGAGTTTAACTTGGAAACAGGGGATTATGTGGTCAAAGAAAAGCTTGTCCACCCATATAATCTTGCGAAAATAGCGAAAGATCTTATTGAAGCTAATTTTGATATAAAAGACCTAGAACTCAGCGATTTTAAGGTTCGTGATCATAAGAACCTAGAACTACTCCTTAAAAGTGAGGATGGAAAAGTTTTGGTAAAGGTTGATGGAAAGACAGGGGATATAATGGATTACTTTGTGGAAATTACTCCTGAAAAAGCTGAAAAAATAATCTCGAAAAAGTACCCTGACTGGCGAATAAAGAAAGTAGAGGACTTAAAAGATAGTTATAAGATAGAACTCGAAAATGACAAACTTCTGTTAAAACTCTCTCTTAGTAAAGATGGGAAACTACTAACAGAAGTCGATAAATACTTGAAAGAAGATGTTGTGAAGAAAATAGCGAAAGAATTCTTAGAGGAAAAAGGAATTACTGCAGATATTAAAGAGTTAGAGCTTGATGAAAACTGGAAGGTAAAATTTGCGGGTAAAGAACGTGTGGGGGAGATTCTCATAGAACGAGTTTCAGGGAGAGTCTTAAAGAGTGATATTTTCCTAACAGAATTTATAATTGAAGAAACTTATCAGTCTCATGTTTCAGAGAAGTTTGCTGAGAAAAATCCGAAAACAGAAACAATAATAGTTCACAAGGAAAGAGGGTATGCGATTATAAAGCTTTCTGGGGATAATGGGTTTTATTATGCAAAAGTTGATCTTCGTACAGGTAAAATCTTAAAAGAAGATATGATACCGAGGAAAGGGTTGAAGGCAAAAATAAAGAAACTCCAGCTGGATGCAAAGTACAAGTGA
- a CDS encoding metallophosphoesterase family protein, translated as MRRIVAFLLVLLTLSLININQVSAEALPGDVLKYPMPGAPVVALPGEVVEIQPQDGVDINSLSIVSVLNGPYELEIIEKGATLKVKVPENVVPDVYFLQIKSNKGEVTIPGAVWILKEYPKVLRIAHMSDTHVTSGTKFGYVCGEYFQRDIKRIQELCDGGIIVPLHSYVATDSAYTYWAMDDRVDVMITTGDVVDTAGDGKGYRLLLDIISHANAAGRPTILVKGNHDDPPNYYPRLIGPTDYYIVIGKFIIIALDSHGDEAHPYMNQLEWMEKVLEDHPDKIPIVIVHHPYWYSAPQGWIGGRIEGVSAFDDEDWQEMIQYGSYYWFGRNQEYLDIARRFLQDVEKYNIKLIMSGHIHHDKLHIYVDKNGNEHWFVTSTTTGAPDKETNPPRPGRSPTWYGSKIVEIDENGNVRLPEIEEMFGSLFNDFISLPVPQEFITVRWTTDFGSAVKFINLLGEESGKFAIEIPDGAQVDTSVTNVTYKILGERKIGDKTYELFEITVPKGISQLVISKGKDTENPQVDISYLTPSKPMKGKPFKVYISVKDNLGIKDIYVEIEANGVVTKYPAVQSSGGQAEYFMAEIPGVDADGYIIRAVAIDFYGNKASTEKTIGEIETSTTSTPTQTTPSETTTSSSTPPTTSSPPETTSSSSPTTTEAGGVCGPAAIVALALLPLLAVKRKK; from the coding sequence ATGAGAAGAATAGTTGCTTTTTTGTTAGTTCTTTTAACTCTGTCTTTAATTAATATAAACCAAGTAAGTGCAGAAGCCCTCCCGGGAGACGTGTTGAAGTATCCAATGCCCGGAGCCCCTGTCGTGGCACTTCCAGGAGAGGTTGTGGAGATACAGCCACAAGATGGAGTAGACATAAACTCTCTCTCAATAGTCTCTGTGTTGAATGGCCCATATGAGCTAGAGATCATTGAGAAAGGTGCTACACTAAAGGTAAAAGTTCCAGAGAACGTTGTTCCAGATGTGTATTTCCTTCAAATTAAATCAAACAAAGGAGAAGTAACAATTCCAGGTGCAGTTTGGATTCTCAAAGAGTATCCCAAAGTTCTTAGAATAGCCCATATGAGCGACACCCACGTTACAAGTGGTACTAAGTTTGGTTATGTTTGTGGAGAATACTTCCAGAGAGATATAAAAAGAATCCAAGAACTATGCGATGGAGGTATAATAGTCCCGTTACACAGCTATGTTGCAACAGATAGTGCTTATACATACTGGGCCATGGATGATAGAGTTGATGTTATGATAACCACTGGAGATGTTGTAGACACAGCAGGAGACGGAAAAGGATACAGGCTACTGCTTGATATAATCTCCCATGCAAATGCCGCTGGAAGGCCAACAATACTTGTTAAAGGAAATCATGATGATCCACCTAATTATTATCCCAGACTTATAGGACCTACGGACTACTACATAGTTATTGGAAAGTTTATCATAATAGCCCTCGACTCCCATGGAGATGAGGCCCACCCCTATATGAACCAGCTAGAATGGATGGAAAAAGTGCTTGAAGACCATCCCGATAAAATCCCAATAGTAATTGTCCACCACCCATATTGGTATTCTGCCCCGCAAGGATGGATCGGGGGTAGAATCGAGGGTGTTTCAGCATTCGATGACGAGGATTGGCAAGAAATGATACAATATGGTAGCTATTATTGGTTTGGAAGAAATCAAGAGTATCTTGACATAGCAAGGCGTTTCCTCCAAGATGTTGAGAAATACAACATTAAACTTATTATGAGTGGCCATATTCACCATGACAAACTCCACATTTACGTGGACAAAAACGGTAATGAGCACTGGTTTGTAACGTCAACAACTACGGGGGCCCCAGATAAAGAAACTAATCCCCCTAGGCCAGGCAGGAGTCCAACATGGTATGGGTCAAAGATAGTCGAGATAGATGAGAATGGAAACGTCAGACTTCCTGAAATTGAGGAAATGTTTGGAAGTCTCTTCAATGACTTTATCTCATTACCGGTTCCACAGGAGTTCATTACAGTCAGATGGACAACAGACTTTGGAAGTGCTGTAAAATTCATAAACCTCCTAGGAGAAGAAAGTGGAAAATTTGCCATTGAAATCCCAGACGGGGCCCAGGTTGACACGAGTGTAACAAACGTCACGTACAAGATCCTAGGAGAGAGAAAAATAGGAGACAAGACATATGAGCTCTTTGAAATAACTGTACCCAAAGGAATATCCCAGCTCGTTATAAGTAAAGGAAAAGACACGGAAAACCCCCAAGTGGATATCTCATATCTTACCCCATCCAAGCCTATGAAAGGAAAGCCATTTAAAGTTTATATCAGCGTAAAAGACAACTTAGGGATCAAGGATATTTATGTAGAAATTGAGGCAAATGGAGTTGTTACGAAGTATCCAGCAGTTCAAAGCAGCGGAGGACAAGCAGAGTACTTTATGGCCGAGATTCCAGGAGTTGATGCGGATGGATATATAATAAGGGCTGTAGCAATAGACTTCTACGGGAACAAAGCCAGCACAGAAAAAACCATAGGAGAAATAGAGACAAGTACAACTTCAACTCCCACTCAAACTACACCTTCCGAAACAACCACGTCCTCATCAACCCCACCAACAACCAGTTCTCCACCAGAAACTACTTCTTCCTCATCCCCCACAACGACAGAAGCGGGTGGGGTGTGTGGCCCTGCAGCAATTGTAGCTCTCGCCTTATTGCCATTACTCGCTGTTAAAAGGAAAAAATGA
- a CDS encoding DUF447 domain-containing protein produces MEMFEEGKVYELLLVTKSNVTPVGVVKKGDKFHFRLFEGKSAKDIRKHPYGVLHITWDVDILVRTALNLPCELEWEDSKTIPLKKIKNLPNIEGKIEFQDDLIKDSLGEARILRCSLIPSRIEVFPVSNPPLSRADFYLLEMAINLTRLYVATRKLNVKEAQNIYSKIWIGYRTYKRLGGKNELAEKIMGFATAALRWNP; encoded by the coding sequence ATGGAAATGTTTGAAGAAGGCAAAGTGTATGAACTTCTCTTAGTCACAAAATCCAATGTAACCCCGGTGGGTGTTGTTAAAAAAGGAGACAAGTTTCATTTTAGACTATTTGAAGGAAAAAGTGCCAAAGATATAAGAAAACACCCTTATGGCGTCCTGCATATAACCTGGGATGTGGATATATTAGTAAGAACTGCTCTTAATTTACCCTGTGAATTGGAATGGGAGGATTCCAAAACAATTCCTTTAAAGAAAATAAAGAACTTGCCTAACATAGAAGGGAAAATAGAATTTCAAGATGACTTGATAAAAGACAGTCTTGGAGAAGCCCGAATCCTGAGATGTTCACTAATCCCTTCAAGAATCGAGGTGTTCCCAGTTTCCAATCCCCCTCTTAGTAGAGCAGATTTTTACCTTCTTGAGATGGCAATAAACCTCACTAGACTGTACGTGGCAACAAGAAAACTAAATGTGAAGGAAGCCCAAAATATATATTCAAAGATATGGATTGGATATAGAACCTACAAACGACTTGGAGGCAAAAATGAACTCGCAGAAAAGATTATGGGGTTTGCTACGGCAGCTTTAAGATGGAATCCTTGA
- a CDS encoding ABC transporter ATP-binding protein, protein MVEVKLENIVKTFGETVALKGIDLHIKHGELFTLLGPSGCGKSTTLRIIAGLDFPDSGHLHFDDEDVTYKSSSERGAVLVFQNYALWPHMTVYDNVAYGLKVKKLPKQEIEKKVKWALELVKLQGYEDRYPTQLSGGQQQRVAIARALVVEPKLLLLDEPLSNLDAKLRLEMRSEIRRIQRELGITVVYVTHDQEEAMAISDRIAVMNIGQIEQVGTPKEIYEQPKTEFVASFMGKTNVIPAEVVERDGDKVTVEFEGFRLDGLTYTGENDKVVVVIRPERISLHPIENAVSITGKVDLIEYYGFFIEVVGLFGERRIIARTINDRDVVGLRPQGDVTFYIEREDILVLPKTL, encoded by the coding sequence ATGGTCGAGGTTAAACTTGAGAACATAGTAAAAACATTTGGTGAAACCGTTGCACTAAAGGGTATTGATCTCCATATAAAACACGGGGAGTTATTTACTCTCCTCGGACCAAGTGGTTGTGGAAAATCAACCACTTTGAGAATAATAGCAGGTTTGGACTTTCCTGACAGTGGACACCTACATTTTGATGACGAGGATGTCACGTACAAAAGTTCGAGTGAAAGAGGTGCAGTTTTGGTCTTCCAAAACTATGCCTTATGGCCCCATATGACAGTATACGACAACGTAGCATATGGACTTAAGGTGAAGAAGCTTCCCAAACAAGAAATCGAGAAAAAGGTAAAATGGGCGCTTGAATTGGTTAAGCTCCAAGGTTACGAAGATAGATATCCAACTCAGCTGAGTGGAGGCCAGCAACAAAGGGTGGCAATAGCAAGAGCTCTCGTAGTTGAACCCAAGCTTCTACTCTTAGATGAGCCTCTCTCAAACTTAGATGCAAAGCTTAGACTTGAAATGAGATCCGAAATAAGGAGAATCCAAAGAGAACTTGGAATCACAGTTGTTTATGTTACTCATGATCAAGAAGAGGCCATGGCAATAAGTGATAGGATCGCAGTAATGAATATAGGTCAAATAGAACAGGTAGGAACTCCAAAAGAGATATATGAACAACCCAAAACAGAATTTGTTGCTTCTTTCATGGGTAAGACCAACGTAATCCCAGCGGAAGTCGTGGAAAGAGATGGGGACAAAGTAACAGTAGAGTTTGAAGGATTTAGGCTTGATGGTCTAACTTATACCGGAGAGAACGACAAAGTTGTGGTAGTGATAAGACCTGAACGTATCAGCTTACATCCCATCGAAAACGCTGTCTCAATAACTGGAAAAGTGGATCTAATAGAGTACTATGGCTTTTTCATCGAGGTTGTTGGACTATTTGGAGAAAGGAGAATAATAGCAAGGACAATAAATGATAGGGACGTTGTAGGCCTGAGACCCCAAGGAGACGTCACATTCTACATAGAGAGAGAAGACATCCTTGTACTTCCCAAGACTCTCTAG